In the genome of Streptomyces collinus, one region contains:
- a CDS encoding YceI family protein: protein MSIFSRNDARTATATGAVNPELAALTGDYTIDPAHSTIGFVARHAMVTNVKGSFQDFTGTLHLDGSDPSRSTASIDVVMDSISTGNADRDGHLKSADFFKADEFPAMTFRSTKAEALGGDDYRITGELTILGTTRPLAIDLEFNGAAKDPFGNERVGFEGKAEILRSEWGLTWNAALETGGVLVSDKIKLNFDISAIRNA, encoded by the coding sequence ATGAGCATCTTCAGCCGCAACGACGCCCGGACCGCCACCGCCACCGGTGCCGTGAACCCCGAGCTGGCCGCCCTGACCGGCGATTACACGATCGACCCCGCGCACTCGACGATCGGCTTCGTCGCCCGACACGCCATGGTCACCAACGTCAAGGGCAGCTTCCAGGACTTCACCGGCACGCTCCACCTGGACGGCAGCGACCCGTCGCGGTCGACGGCCTCGATCGACGTCGTGATGGACAGCATCAGCACGGGCAACGCCGACCGCGACGGCCACCTCAAGAGCGCGGACTTCTTCAAGGCGGACGAGTTCCCCGCCATGACGTTCCGTTCCACCAAGGCGGAGGCACTCGGCGGTGACGACTACCGGATCACCGGCGAGCTGACGATCCTCGGCACCACCCGCCCCCTCGCCATCGACCTGGAGTTCAACGGCGCCGCGAAGGACCCCTTCGGCAACGAGCGCGTCGGTTTCGAGGGCAAGGCGGAGATCCTTCGCTCCGAGTGGGGTCTGACCTGGAACGCCGCGTTGGAGACCGGTGGCGTCCTGGTGTCGGACAAGATCAAGCTCAACTTCGACATCTCGGCCATCCGGAACGCGTGA
- a CDS encoding SDR family NAD(P)-dependent oxidoreductase, whose translation MTLTGSGSAYDPPADPAPRRSTAPVPVRVNQYGPPRRLDRRVALVTGASSGIGAATARRFAMDGWQLLLSGRDRHRLEQTASGTTAVVLPADLAAPDGPRLLAQSALHATGRIDVLVAGAGMGWAGPFATMPHTDIDRVLTLDLNATLHLVREVLPSMIAAGRGRVVLLGSVAGCVGLREEAVYSAAKAGLAAFAEALRQELRGTGVGVTFVVPGAVDTPFHIRRGRPYDGTRTGLLSPGGVAGTIWEAVRQNRDEAYVPTWLTVPGRVRGLAPGLYRRLLNRFG comes from the coding sequence GTGACACTCACCGGCTCCGGCTCGGCCTACGACCCACCGGCGGATCCCGCCCCGCGCCGCTCCACGGCCCCCGTCCCCGTCCGGGTGAACCAGTACGGACCGCCGCGGCGTCTCGACCGGCGCGTCGCCCTGGTCACCGGCGCCTCCTCAGGCATCGGGGCGGCCACGGCCCGACGGTTCGCCATGGACGGCTGGCAGCTGCTCCTCAGCGGACGCGACCGGCACCGCCTGGAGCAGACGGCGTCCGGCACCACGGCCGTCGTCCTGCCCGCCGACCTCGCCGCCCCCGACGGCCCGCGCCTGCTGGCCCAGTCCGCGCTGCACGCCACCGGCCGCATCGACGTCCTGGTCGCCGGGGCGGGCATGGGCTGGGCGGGCCCCTTCGCCACCATGCCGCACACCGACATCGACCGGGTGCTGACCCTGGACCTCAACGCCACCCTCCACCTCGTGCGCGAGGTACTGCCCTCCATGATCGCGGCGGGACGCGGCCGCGTGGTGCTGCTCGGCTCGGTCGCCGGCTGCGTGGGCCTGCGGGAGGAGGCGGTGTACTCCGCCGCCAAAGCCGGCCTCGCCGCCTTCGCCGAGGCGCTGCGCCAGGAACTGCGCGGCACGGGCGTGGGCGTGACCTTCGTCGTGCCCGGAGCCGTCGACACGCCCTTCCACATCCGCCGCGGCAGGCCCTACGACGGCACCCGCACCGGCCTCCTCTCGCCCGGCGGCGTCGCCGGCACGATCTGGGAGGCCGTCCGGCAGAACCGCGACGAGGCCTACGTCCCCACCTGGCTGACCGTCCCCGGCCGGGTCCGCGGCCTCGCGCCGGGCCTGTACCGCCGCCTGCTGAACCGCTTCGGCTAG